The genomic stretch CGGAAACATCTACTATTGCCCGTCAATTAACAGATGCAGGTTATGATAAGGTAAGCTTTGATGATAGAGCAGATATTTATGTAATCAATACTTGTTCGGTTACCGAAAACGCCGATCGTGAATGTAAACTTCACGTAAAAAGAGCGATGAAAGCTAATCCTGAAGGTTTAGTAGTAATTGTAGGTTGCTATGCACAGCTGAAACCTGAGGAAATTTCACAGATTACCGGTGTTGACTTGGTTCTTGGAGCCAAAGAAAAATTCAATATTCTAAGCTATTTGGATGATTTAGAAAAATCTGAAAGCGAAGGTGTTGTTCATTCATGCGAAATTGAAGAAACTGATTTCTTTATCGGAAGTTACTCCATTGGTGACAGAACCAGAGCTTTCCTGAAAGTTCAGGATGGTTGCGATTATAAATGTACATACTGTACAATTCCTTTAGCAAGAGGGATTTCCCGTTCAGACACCATCGAAAATGTTCTGAAAAATGCTAAAGAAATTGCCGAAAGAGATATCAAAGAAATCGTTTTGACAGGTGTAAATATCGGTGATTACGGTAAAGGTGAATTCGGAAACAAAAGACACGAGCATACTTTTTTAGATTTAATTTCTGAGTTGGATCAGGTTGAAGGTATCGAAAGAATTCGTATTTCTTCAATTGAACCCAATCTTTTGAAAGATGAAAGCATCGAATTGGTTTCTAAAAGTAAAAGTTTTGTACCGCATTTTCACATTCCTTTGCAATCGGGAAGCGACGAGTTGTTGAAAAAAATGAAACGCCGTTATCTTACCAAATTGTATAACGATAGGGTTGATAAAATCCGTGAAGTAATGCCTGATGCAGCAATTGGAGTAGATGTTATCGTTGGTTTCCCTGGCGAGACCGAAGAATTATTCATGGAAACATATAACTTCCTAAATAATCTACCGATTTCTTATCTTCATGTATTTACTTATTCTGAAAGAGAAAATACAGAAGCGGTAGGAATGCCGGGTGTTGTTCCAATTCCGGAGCGAAAAAAACGTAATAAAATGCTTAGAATTCTTTCCGAAAAGAAAAAAATGGCATTTTACCAGACTCAATTAGGGAAAACGCTTCCTGTTCTTTGGGAGCACGAAAATAAAGACGGCAAAATGTATGGCTTCACAGAAAATTATGTGAGGGTACAAAAAGATTTTGACCAAGCCTCGGTAAATCAAATTGAATTTCTGAATTTAGAAAAAATCCTGTCAGATGGCACGGTTTCTGTGCAATCGTCTTACGAAAGTTTTTTAGCAAAAGCTTAGTCTGTTTGCTATATTTCCACTACATTTAATCTTTAACGTTTTAAATATATATTCTTATGAGAGATAAGTTTTTATCTTGGGGAATTGTATTGGTAGCTGCAACGTGGGTTGTGGCATTACTGATCAAAGCACATTACTGGATTCCTACACTA from Chryseobacterium indoltheticum encodes the following:
- the mtaB gene encoding tRNA (N(6)-L-threonylcarbamoyladenosine(37)-C(2))-methylthiotransferase MtaB, whose translation is MSHFHRTAAFHTLGCKLNFAETSTIARQLTDAGYDKVSFDDRADIYVINTCSVTENADRECKLHVKRAMKANPEGLVVIVGCYAQLKPEEISQITGVDLVLGAKEKFNILSYLDDLEKSESEGVVHSCEIEETDFFIGSYSIGDRTRAFLKVQDGCDYKCTYCTIPLARGISRSDTIENVLKNAKEIAERDIKEIVLTGVNIGDYGKGEFGNKRHEHTFLDLISELDQVEGIERIRISSIEPNLLKDESIELVSKSKSFVPHFHIPLQSGSDELLKKMKRRYLTKLYNDRVDKIREVMPDAAIGVDVIVGFPGETEELFMETYNFLNNLPISYLHVFTYSERENTEAVGMPGVVPIPERKKRNKMLRILSEKKKMAFYQTQLGKTLPVLWEHENKDGKMYGFTENYVRVQKDFDQASVNQIEFLNLEKILSDGTVSVQSSYESFLAKA